In Reichenbachiella agarivorans, one genomic interval encodes:
- a CDS encoding phytochrome family protein has translation MNIHDNYQTPSAFAFYKKLLIAALFYFLLMVVRFVYFEVDPYAQWVYLALLILTGVCMGLLRSFRFLGYSVFVFSGGLIISFVLMWIHTGGIYGSLSTTYYTLLVGFVAVLPRNYKIPSALVICTICLTLSLYSNTPIDANSAAWRWIEIDYLINSVIIAICVVYVKRDLESERQSYLSYNDQIDQLNEELFQKRKKLLEQRHEIQSTKNNLEDIILRKTVELQKKNKQLSDYAYNNAHILRAPLSNILGLIQILEKENLTKPDHLQELKGLKERADHLDQLVKEVNQILR, from the coding sequence ATGAATATTCATGACAATTATCAGACCCCGAGTGCATTTGCTTTTTACAAGAAGCTGTTAATCGCTGCATTGTTTTACTTCCTGTTGATGGTGGTGCGCTTCGTGTATTTTGAAGTAGATCCCTATGCGCAATGGGTTTATTTAGCCTTGTTGATACTTACTGGAGTTTGTATGGGGCTACTTCGATCATTTCGATTTTTGGGGTATTCGGTTTTTGTGTTTTCTGGTGGGTTGATTATTTCGTTTGTGCTGATGTGGATTCATACTGGTGGTATATATGGATCCTTGTCGACAACATACTATACCTTGTTGGTTGGATTCGTTGCTGTCCTACCTCGTAACTACAAGATTCCCTCGGCACTAGTGATTTGTACGATTTGTTTGACACTAAGTCTGTATTCAAATACGCCGATAGATGCAAACTCCGCAGCCTGGAGATGGATTGAGATCGATTACTTGATCAACTCCGTGATCATAGCAATATGCGTAGTGTATGTCAAAAGAGACTTGGAGAGTGAACGTCAGTCATACCTAAGCTACAATGATCAGATTGATCAATTGAATGAAGAATTGTTTCAAAAAAGAAAGAAACTGCTTGAGCAGCGCCATGAAATCCAGTCAACCAAAAATAATCTAGAAGATATCATCCTTCGTAAAACAGTCGAGTTGCAAAAGAAGAACAAGCAATTGTCCGATTATGCATACAATAATGCACATATTCTCAGGGCTCCTCTTTCCAATATCTTAGGACTGATTCAGATTCTTGAAAAGGAAAACTTGACCAAACCAGACCACCTTCAAGAGCTAAAGGGACTTAAGGAACGAGCAGATCACCTTGATCAATTGGTAAAAGAGGTCAATCAAATCCTGAGATAG